From a region of the Bradyrhizobium diazoefficiens genome:
- a CDS encoding adenylate/guanylate cyclase domain-containing protein → MKRLGLLRRWFARKFGFARLMCLALLVLFAGARLWDPPPIEELRLRTFDMFQLIDPRHKAARPVVIVDIDDKSLAKLGQWPWPRTRIADMIQNLTNSGAVAIGFDVVFSEPDRLNPDLVASQMRYLDDATRAKLRELPTNDQILSEAIKRSRVVLGETGLPDVLSELDRSLPLTGVATVGEEGADRFLFEFPGLLRNVPIIEKVAAGRGLFSIRPERDGLIRRVPMIMRAQGNIMPSLSLEILRVITGTPTLLVRTDKAGIRAIRLKGVEIPTDKNGQFWMHYARQDPSIYVSAADVLDNGVSPSRIAGKLVLIGTSAGGLNDIKTTPVSSTMPGVEIHAQVLESVLSGVAISQPNYALGVELLSALVIGLLVIIFTPNLGPVRLVLAGAAFAAILVGVSWFFYARYRYLIDFTYPLLSTTAIYLTLIFASFVREQRERVQIRGQFAQYMSPVLVEQLVQSPEKLVLGGEEREMTIMFSDVRGFTTISESYKHDPQGLITLMNRFLTPLTDVIIEQKGYIDKYMGDAIMAFWNAPLDDAKHEVNACEAAVQMLERIDTVNKQREQEAADGGHVYIPLNVGIGLNTGIGVVGNMGSDLKKNYSVLGDSVNLASRLEGQTKEYGFPIIVGSRTALAAKDRFAILELDFIMVKGKTEPEVIYAIAGREDVMHSGAFQRLRNITIEMLACYRGRDWPGALDAIERGRNSEDADTLEKLFRLYEARIKDFQLNPPPEGWTGAYALLTK, encoded by the coding sequence ATGAAGCGGCTAGGACTGTTGCGGCGGTGGTTTGCGCGGAAGTTCGGCTTTGCGCGGTTGATGTGCCTTGCGCTGCTCGTCCTGTTCGCCGGCGCTCGCCTGTGGGATCCGCCGCCGATCGAGGAATTGCGGCTGCGTACCTTCGACATGTTCCAGCTGATCGATCCGCGCCACAAGGCGGCGCGGCCGGTCGTCATCGTCGACATCGACGACAAGAGCCTTGCGAAGCTCGGCCAGTGGCCATGGCCGCGCACGCGGATCGCCGATATGATCCAGAACCTCACCAATAGCGGCGCGGTGGCGATCGGTTTCGACGTAGTGTTCTCCGAACCTGACCGGCTCAACCCGGATCTGGTCGCGAGCCAGATGCGCTATCTGGACGACGCCACCCGCGCCAAGCTGCGCGAGCTGCCGACCAACGACCAGATCCTCTCCGAGGCGATCAAGCGCTCGCGCGTGGTGCTGGGCGAGACCGGGCTTCCAGATGTCCTGTCCGAACTCGATAGATCGCTTCCGCTCACGGGCGTGGCGACGGTCGGCGAGGAGGGCGCGGATCGCTTCCTGTTCGAATTTCCGGGCTTGTTACGGAATGTGCCAATCATAGAGAAGGTTGCGGCCGGCCGCGGCCTGTTCTCGATCAGGCCCGAGCGCGACGGTCTGATTCGTCGCGTGCCGATGATCATGCGCGCCCAGGGCAACATCATGCCCTCGCTCAGCCTGGAGATATTGCGCGTCATCACCGGCACGCCGACGCTGCTGGTGAGGACCGACAAGGCAGGTATCCGGGCGATTCGCCTTAAGGGCGTCGAGATTCCGACCGATAAGAACGGCCAGTTCTGGATGCATTACGCCCGCCAAGATCCCTCGATCTACGTCTCCGCGGCCGACGTGCTCGACAACGGTGTGTCGCCGAGCAGGATCGCCGGCAAGCTGGTGCTGATCGGCACCTCGGCAGGCGGGCTCAACGACATCAAGACCACGCCGGTGTCCTCGACCATGCCCGGTGTCGAGATCCATGCCCAGGTGCTCGAGAGTGTGCTGAGCGGCGTGGCGATCTCCCAGCCGAACTACGCGCTCGGCGTCGAATTGCTCTCCGCCCTCGTCATCGGCCTCCTCGTCATCATCTTCACACCGAATCTCGGCCCCGTGCGCCTCGTGCTTGCGGGCGCGGCCTTCGCCGCCATCCTGGTCGGCGTGTCCTGGTTCTTCTACGCGCGGTACCGCTATCTCATCGATTTCACCTATCCGCTGCTCTCGACCACGGCGATCTATCTGACGCTGATCTTCGCCAGCTTCGTGCGCGAGCAGCGCGAGCGCGTGCAGATTCGCGGGCAGTTCGCGCAATACATGTCGCCGGTGCTGGTCGAGCAGCTCGTGCAGTCGCCGGAAAAGCTCGTGCTCGGCGGCGAGGAGCGCGAGATGACGATCATGTTCTCGGACGTTCGCGGCTTCACCACGATCTCGGAGAGCTACAAGCACGATCCGCAAGGGCTCATCACGCTGATGAACCGTTTCCTGACGCCGCTGACCGACGTCATCATCGAGCAGAAGGGGTATATCGACAAGTACATGGGCGACGCCATCATGGCGTTCTGGAACGCGCCGCTCGACGATGCCAAGCACGAGGTCAACGCCTGCGAGGCCGCGGTGCAGATGCTGGAGAGAATCGACACGGTCAACAAGCAGCGCGAGCAAGAAGCCGCCGACGGCGGTCACGTCTACATCCCGCTCAATGTCGGCATCGGCCTCAACACCGGCATTGGCGTCGTCGGCAACATGGGTTCCGATCTGAAGAAGAACTATTCGGTGCTCGGTGACAGCGTGAATCTCGCCTCGCGCCTCGAAGGGCAGACCAAGGAATACGGCTTTCCGATCATCGTGGGCTCCAGGACTGCGCTCGCCGCCAAGGACAGGTTCGCGATTCTCGAGCTCGACTTCATCATGGTCAAGGGCAAGACCGAGCCGGAGGTGATCTATGCCATCGCCGGCCGCGAAGACGTGATGCATTCGGGCGCCTTCCAGCGCCTGCGCAACATCACCATCGAGATGCTCGCATGCTACCGCGGCCGCGATTGGCCGGGTGCGCTGGACGCGATCGAGCGCGGCCGCAACAGCGAAGACGCCGACACGCTGGAAAAGCTGTTCAGGCTTTATGAGGCCCGCATCAAGGATTTCCAGCTCAACCCGCCGCCGGAGGGCTGGACCGGGGCGTATGCGCTGCTGACGAAGTAG
- a CDS encoding FecR domain-containing protein, with protein sequence MDGQGSRLTADAHVDSFTAKAHGHVPDGAFVVPDPNLIFNGEFKRTGLDLVLSHEGHEFVVHDYFRGDKRAALASPDGAHLTGDVVNALTGHVQVAQAAPGATATQVIGHVTKLVGSATAVRNGVSVILNNGDNVEKGDVVSTGADSTLGITFIDGTVFGLSSNARMVLNEMVYDPNGSSNSSLLSLVAGTITFVAGETAKHGDMKVDTPVATMGIRGTAVLTQINFVVPAGGGDPQPQASFQVLVEPNGTTGSYILFDKVTLLPIATVNQAGQMIQISGGNVSISNALMSPDVQKLITDVFTLKFTDNNTNTKLTTNFTDTLTPISQDLAFKSGSGPVVIATFVNLNPQGSEAPSTSTPLIVRIPGQPVVQSFDASGNVKAAFSMAERAGTTGDTHTDTISGLIRFVDQNLGDRPSVSISLAEAPNYVYKDGGQQDVTGSLSALQKQDIAATQIQISVVADAGNDNNGSAVWTYTIPDNVFDFLAAGETLTLTYMVRVDTNFTVSPESKFIPITITITGTNDKPVITTSVPIISFEGGTSVPGGPLISHVPAAGTLNFADVDLTDTHTVAVTLTSASLPDGSAVPPGPLAEFQSAMSVAITSGADSTGDGTGTINWSLADLPVYLADFIPKGEVLTLVYTVTVTDSQGATAQQTITVTITGTDAPAVVWIATEKDGAPPGGFWKDAANWATGTVPTIDDDVIVITDQLHGLTPSYPAMIDTAAYAKSITMNDFGGPPPQLINQSSLTISGALNMSADSILTNAATGTMSVGGLAEILDTSILTNVGYLTLKAGGDFASGTTIANSGTIELSGGTLKTQTDIANADGTLKVDTGTTLNVDSSTVDGGTVTILGTLELDGASLIENGTLNNSGTVNIKGTAEFANEAVSNSSIGTIRTLANGWLTIHQGSVVTNNGNVTVDASGKLIVGGATISGAGTVTGNGEIDLAGDAVLSGGVLNNNATFRVSGAANALDSESITNAGTIEVQAGGALAIDQGSTVDNSTGNVIVDDSAALRLDDATISGGAIKGAGAINVTGASKIDGGTTVSISAVTADAELTLDGIAVSGTVITDKSSIVLDGTVKLNDGAIIKGTSAASKGAITNNGTLEISGAATLLNDALANTGHLVKIDDGQRLTLSGTEISGGTINNYSGALGGTIHVTGNSTIDGNATLNQGAITVESGVTLTLDDVTVAGTAIANGGTVEVDASKKLTLSGASLTGGTLAVSGTVASSGTSTVTNSSITNNGLIEAIGGLLTLAATTSASIANAGTLQANGAELDIDHQAVTNTCTLAAINDGALRLTAMTVANTSGTVSVESGSTLDLASATIDGGTVTVAGTLESTGTSAIYGADITNTGTITVTSGTLTIDPGTLHAIVNRDLIEAVNGGTLKLTTATITNAGATIAADGTSRLYLTDISINGGSLTNAGNLYSVSGSNLVSAAVTNTGTIEVEAGRLNLSGGITGIGTLIVDNGATLELGGADAQTVTFAGGGNTLQLDKVAGQSFTGTIAGQSTKAGTFTVTGTADITTSVGDALDFTASGGSPATPADIVLTPAGALTGAARGIYVTQNGAGDISLTATGNITGLAGNGITLRIGLTGSGDITVNDLTGKATGTGAGSVGLLAENLSAGNNGNITVNQLGGAAGGAFGIDVHTEGDGNIDVTAGGNVTGASIYGIRTRSDGSGSTTVRTEAGSVVTSGSSGVVAVNRAEVLSLLDHSSITVTNYGTVNSGASLNQADNAPAGLEAGYLGAGTGAAASTSVYGNVVINNYGDVTAASGYGIHAYNFGNGDVTVNEGAGTSVIGAEIGIRAQALSGGAGDIAVTLGASASVTGTTSYGILAYGIDRGDISVTLAAGDDIISGSSGVVAVNYAAAIASAVGSTISVVAHGTIHSGSALNSDGTTPGAIVAGYRPGGSSSFSNAVYGDVSVTSDATVTADAGFGIDAFTYGIGDVAVTTGATSQVTAAGTAIGAFSHGGGDVTVTNDGSATGAVGLSVLAAGAGGITIVNHGNITGTSRVGISVTQNDADAAGDPIATGSTHITNSGSVVGAAGHAAIFIQENATGAATVDNSGTIGLALAATVTATTYAIVETGGAITINNTNHINGNMSVVSATFNNNAGGIWTVAGSSVFGNVSSIVNAGEIDLLNGASISVSGLGITNSNEIESWGSASITGTITNNHSIEVHTGTLTLFGSLSGSGSVTIDAGATLEIKNTVAQTVTFAGAGAELEIDTAIFGGSIAGFTTNEKIDLSTIIWDSGTTAVYDALSGNLVVSDTHNHSISLKLLGNYSDTHFITSSDGAGGTIVEIAPTDEWTNPAGGDWNVASNWSLGVPAASYDVKLDATGTYTVDSTTSVTIDDLTVASGVTLLTEPGTVFTVNGGVVLNGLIEAGPFSGNNISTIDVKGDVNGTGAIEISNKAVVEIEGAVSGTLVNGSFSGIIIYYDNGLGTLVLDDSKEFHGLISGSPAGAPLSSGNEIDMKDLAWTSTMSAQANYNADTNITTVGFYNGATTVTLSFLGRDVNWHLQSDGHGGTTVYDPLADTPMTIESGAVLNLSEPSAEQVTFANETGTTGTFAIEHAADFTGVINGFAGDGTVANSDLLDLKDIGFSTLTGAIYTENADHLGGTLTLSDGTDTATINFAGSYTIDSFHFASDGNGGTLVIDPPTGPTLIATSGQDQFAFANSTLPVQSTIIDFELGQDKIDLRELANIHSFSDIVITQRANDALVTLDDHQSVLLKNLVASSLHASDFIVATHA encoded by the coding sequence TTGGACGGTCAGGGTTCCCGCCTGACCGCCGACGCCCATGTCGATTCCTTTACGGCGAAAGCGCACGGTCACGTTCCCGATGGCGCGTTCGTTGTTCCCGATCCCAACCTGATCTTTAACGGCGAGTTCAAGCGCACTGGCCTCGATCTCGTGCTGTCCCACGAGGGCCACGAGTTCGTCGTTCACGATTATTTCAGGGGTGACAAGCGTGCCGCGCTCGCCTCGCCTGATGGCGCCCACCTCACTGGCGACGTCGTCAACGCGCTCACCGGCCATGTCCAGGTTGCGCAGGCTGCGCCCGGCGCCACCGCAACCCAGGTCATCGGCCATGTCACCAAGCTCGTGGGCAGCGCAACCGCGGTCCGCAACGGCGTCTCGGTCATCCTGAACAACGGCGACAATGTCGAGAAGGGCGACGTGGTCTCGACCGGCGCGGATTCGACGCTCGGCATCACCTTCATCGATGGCACCGTGTTCGGCCTGTCCTCCAATGCGCGGATGGTGCTGAACGAGATGGTCTACGACCCCAACGGGTCCAGCAACTCCTCGCTGCTCAGCCTCGTCGCCGGCACCATTACCTTCGTCGCCGGCGAGACCGCCAAGCACGGCGACATGAAAGTCGACACGCCGGTCGCCACCATGGGCATCCGCGGCACCGCCGTGCTGACCCAGATCAACTTCGTCGTTCCCGCCGGCGGCGGCGATCCGCAGCCGCAGGCGAGCTTCCAGGTGCTGGTCGAGCCGAACGGCACGACCGGCTCCTACATTCTGTTCGACAAGGTCACGCTGCTGCCGATCGCGACGGTCAACCAGGCCGGCCAGATGATCCAGATCAGCGGCGGCAACGTCTCGATCTCCAATGCGCTGATGTCGCCGGACGTGCAGAAGCTGATCACGGACGTGTTCACGCTGAAGTTCACCGACAACAACACCAACACAAAGCTGACCACGAATTTCACCGACACGCTCACGCCGATCAGCCAGGATCTGGCGTTCAAGTCGGGGTCCGGCCCCGTCGTGATCGCGACATTCGTCAATCTCAATCCGCAGGGATCGGAGGCGCCCAGCACCTCCACGCCGCTCATCGTGCGTATTCCCGGCCAGCCGGTCGTGCAGAGCTTTGATGCCAGCGGCAATGTGAAGGCGGCGTTCTCAATGGCCGAGCGTGCTGGCACGACCGGCGACACGCATACCGATACGATTTCCGGCCTGATCAGATTCGTCGATCAGAACCTCGGCGACCGGCCATCGGTGAGCATCAGCCTCGCCGAAGCGCCGAACTACGTCTACAAGGACGGCGGCCAGCAGGACGTCACCGGCTCGCTCTCAGCGCTCCAGAAGCAGGACATCGCAGCGACGCAGATCCAGATCAGTGTCGTCGCCGACGCCGGTAACGACAACAACGGCTCGGCGGTCTGGACCTACACGATTCCCGACAATGTCTTCGACTTTCTCGCCGCCGGCGAAACGCTGACGCTGACCTACATGGTCCGCGTCGACACCAATTTCACGGTGAGCCCCGAGTCCAAGTTCATCCCGATCACGATCACGATCACGGGAACGAACGACAAGCCGGTGATCACCACCAGCGTTCCGATCATCAGCTTCGAAGGCGGCACCAGCGTGCCGGGCGGCCCGCTCATCAGCCATGTGCCGGCCGCGGGCACGCTGAACTTCGCCGACGTCGATCTTACCGACACCCACACGGTAGCCGTGACGCTGACGAGCGCCAGCCTGCCGGACGGCAGCGCCGTTCCGCCGGGCCCGCTCGCGGAGTTCCAGAGCGCGATGTCGGTTGCGATCACGTCGGGCGCCGACAGCACCGGCGATGGCACCGGTACCATCAACTGGTCGCTGGCCGACCTTCCTGTCTACCTCGCCGACTTCATTCCGAAGGGCGAGGTGCTGACGCTGGTCTACACCGTGACGGTCACGGACTCGCAAGGCGCAACCGCGCAACAGACCATCACCGTGACGATTACCGGCACCGATGCTCCGGCGGTGGTGTGGATTGCGACCGAGAAAGACGGCGCTCCCCCTGGCGGCTTCTGGAAGGACGCAGCGAACTGGGCAACCGGCACCGTTCCGACCATCGATGATGACGTCATCGTCATCACGGATCAATTGCACGGCCTGACGCCTTCCTATCCCGCCATGATCGACACTGCGGCCTACGCGAAGTCGATCACGATGAACGATTTCGGTGGTCCGCCGCCGCAGTTGATCAACCAGAGCTCTCTGACGATATCAGGTGCGCTCAACATGAGCGCGGATTCGATCCTCACCAACGCAGCGACCGGCACGATGTCCGTCGGCGGCCTGGCTGAGATCCTGGACACCAGCATACTCACGAATGTCGGATACCTGACGCTCAAAGCCGGCGGCGATTTTGCCAGCGGCACCACGATCGCCAACTCCGGCACCATCGAGCTGTCCGGCGGCACACTGAAGACGCAGACCGACATCGCCAATGCGGACGGAACGCTGAAGGTCGACACCGGCACCACGCTGAACGTCGACAGCTCGACGGTCGATGGCGGCACTGTTACCATTCTCGGTACACTGGAGCTCGACGGCGCCAGCCTGATCGAGAACGGCACACTGAACAATTCCGGCACGGTCAACATCAAGGGCACGGCCGAATTTGCCAATGAGGCCGTCTCCAACAGCTCGATAGGCACGATCAGGACACTGGCGAATGGCTGGCTGACGATCCACCAGGGCTCTGTTGTCACCAATAACGGCAACGTCACGGTCGATGCCAGCGGCAAGCTGATCGTCGGCGGCGCGACCATCAGCGGCGCAGGGACAGTCACTGGCAATGGCGAGATCGACCTCGCCGGCGATGCCGTGCTGAGCGGCGGCGTGCTGAACAACAATGCGACGTTCAGGGTCAGCGGCGCCGCCAACGCGCTGGATAGCGAGAGCATCACCAATGCCGGCACGATCGAAGTGCAGGCGGGCGGCGCGCTGGCAATCGATCAGGGCTCGACGGTCGACAATTCAACCGGCAACGTCATCGTCGATGATAGCGCTGCGCTGAGGCTGGATGATGCCACGATCAGCGGCGGTGCCATCAAGGGCGCCGGCGCGATCAACGTCACTGGCGCCAGCAAGATCGACGGCGGTACTACAGTCAGCATCAGTGCGGTCACCGCCGACGCCGAGCTGACGCTAGACGGCATCGCCGTCTCCGGAACCGTCATCACCGACAAGTCCAGCATCGTGCTCGATGGCACCGTCAAGCTTAATGACGGCGCTATCATCAAGGGCACCTCCGCCGCGTCCAAGGGTGCGATCACCAACAACGGTACGCTCGAGATTTCCGGTGCCGCGACGCTGCTTAACGACGCCCTCGCCAACACCGGACACCTCGTCAAAATCGACGACGGCCAGAGGCTGACGCTGTCCGGCACCGAGATATCAGGCGGCACCATCAACAATTACAGCGGTGCGCTTGGCGGCACAATCCATGTCACCGGCAACAGCACGATCGACGGCAATGCTACGCTGAACCAGGGCGCGATCACGGTCGAGAGCGGCGTCACGCTGACGCTGGACGATGTGACCGTTGCGGGCACGGCGATCGCCAATGGCGGCACCGTCGAGGTCGACGCAAGCAAGAAGCTGACGCTGTCGGGAGCGAGCCTGACGGGCGGCACGCTCGCCGTCTCCGGTACGGTGGCTTCGTCCGGCACCAGCACGGTCACCAACTCCTCCATCACCAACAACGGCCTGATCGAGGCGATCGGCGGCCTGCTGACGCTCGCCGCCACGACTTCGGCCTCCATCGCCAATGCCGGCACGCTTCAGGCCAATGGCGCCGAGCTCGACATCGACCACCAGGCGGTCACCAACACCTGCACGCTGGCCGCAATCAACGACGGCGCGCTGAGGCTGACCGCGATGACAGTGGCCAACACCAGCGGAACGGTGTCGGTTGAGTCCGGATCGACGCTCGATCTCGCCAGTGCGACCATCGACGGCGGCACGGTGACGGTCGCGGGCACGCTGGAATCGACCGGCACGAGCGCCATTTATGGCGCCGACATCACCAACACGGGCACGATCACCGTCACCAGCGGCACGCTGACAATCGATCCCGGCACGCTGCACGCCATAGTCAATCGTGACCTGATCGAGGCGGTGAACGGCGGCACACTGAAGCTGACGACCGCGACGATCACCAATGCCGGCGCGACGATCGCAGCCGACGGCACCTCGAGGCTTTATCTGACCGACATCTCGATCAATGGCGGCAGCCTGACCAATGCCGGCAATCTCTACAGCGTCTCCGGAAGCAATTTGGTTTCGGCTGCGGTCACCAACACCGGCACGATAGAAGTCGAGGCCGGCAGGCTGAATCTTTCCGGAGGCATCACTGGCATCGGCACGCTGATCGTCGATAACGGCGCGACGCTTGAGCTCGGCGGCGCAGACGCGCAGACCGTCACCTTCGCCGGCGGCGGCAACACGCTTCAGCTCGACAAGGTCGCCGGCCAGAGCTTCACCGGCACCATTGCTGGCCAGTCGACCAAGGCTGGCACGTTCACGGTGACAGGAACTGCTGATATCACGACATCGGTCGGCGATGCGCTCGACTTCACCGCATCGGGTGGCTCTCCCGCGACGCCCGCCGACATCGTTCTCACGCCCGCCGGTGCGCTGACCGGCGCGGCCAGGGGCATCTATGTCACCCAGAATGGCGCGGGCGATATCTCACTGACGGCGACCGGCAACATTACCGGCCTTGCCGGAAACGGCATTACGCTGCGCATTGGCCTGACCGGCTCCGGCGATATCACGGTGAACGACCTCACGGGCAAGGCGACCGGGACCGGTGCGGGCTCGGTCGGCCTGCTTGCCGAAAATCTTAGTGCCGGCAACAATGGCAACATCACCGTCAACCAGCTCGGCGGCGCCGCGGGCGGCGCATTCGGGATCGATGTCCATACCGAGGGCGACGGCAATATCGATGTCACGGCGGGTGGAAATGTGACGGGTGCCTCGATCTACGGCATCCGCACCCGCAGCGACGGCTCGGGCAGCACAACGGTCAGGACGGAGGCCGGCAGCGTCGTCACGTCGGGAAGTTCCGGCGTCGTTGCGGTCAACCGCGCGGAAGTGCTCTCGCTCCTGGATCACAGTTCGATCACGGTCACCAACTACGGCACGGTCAATTCCGGCGCGAGCCTCAATCAGGCCGACAATGCGCCGGCCGGGCTCGAGGCCGGCTATCTCGGCGCAGGGACTGGCGCTGCCGCCAGTACCAGCGTCTATGGCAACGTCGTCATCAACAATTACGGCGACGTCACGGCTGCGAGCGGCTACGGCATCCACGCCTACAATTTCGGTAATGGCGACGTCACGGTCAACGAGGGCGCCGGCACTAGCGTCATCGGCGCCGAGATCGGTATCCGCGCTCAGGCGCTGAGCGGGGGTGCCGGAGATATCGCCGTCACACTCGGCGCCAGCGCCTCGGTGACGGGCACGACCAGCTACGGCATACTCGCCTACGGCATCGACAGGGGCGACATCAGCGTCACCCTGGCTGCGGGCGACGACATCATATCGGGCAGCTCCGGTGTCGTGGCGGTCAACTACGCGGCGGCGATTGCAAGCGCGGTGGGCAGCACGATCTCCGTCGTGGCGCACGGCACCATCCATTCCGGTTCCGCATTGAATAGCGATGGCACCACGCCGGGCGCGATCGTTGCAGGTTACAGGCCCGGTGGCAGCTCGAGCTTCTCGAATGCCGTCTACGGCGACGTCAGCGTCACGAGCGATGCGACCGTCACCGCGGATGCCGGTTTCGGCATTGATGCGTTCACCTATGGCATCGGCGACGTCGCGGTTACGACCGGCGCGACCTCGCAGGTCACCGCCGCGGGGACCGCGATCGGCGCCTTCAGTCACGGCGGTGGCGACGTGACCGTCACCAATGACGGCTCCGCCACCGGCGCCGTCGGCCTGTCGGTTTTGGCGGCCGGCGCGGGCGGTATCACTATCGTCAATCACGGCAACATCACCGGGACGAGCCGCGTCGGTATCAGCGTCACGCAGAACGATGCGGATGCGGCAGGCGATCCGATCGCGACCGGCTCGACGCATATCACGAACAGCGGCTCGGTCGTGGGTGCGGCCGGTCATGCTGCGATCTTCATCCAGGAGAACGCGACCGGCGCGGCGACGGTCGACAATTCCGGCACGATCGGGCTGGCCCTCGCCGCGACCGTGACCGCGACGACTTATGCGATCGTCGAGACCGGCGGCGCCATCACCATCAACAACACCAACCATATCAACGGCAACATGTCGGTCGTCAGCGCGACCTTCAATAACAATGCCGGTGGCATCTGGACCGTCGCCGGCAGCAGCGTCTTCGGCAATGTATCCTCGATCGTCAACGCCGGCGAGATCGATCTGCTCAATGGCGCCTCGATTTCCGTCTCCGGGCTCGGCATCACCAATTCGAACGAGATAGAGAGCTGGGGCTCCGCGTCGATCACGGGCACCATCACCAACAACCACTCCATCGAGGTCCACACCGGCACGCTGACGCTGTTCGGCTCGCTGTCCGGCTCTGGCTCGGTCACGATCGACGCCGGCGCGACGCTTGAGATCAAGAACACGGTGGCGCAGACCGTCACCTTCGCCGGCGCCGGTGCCGAACTCGAGATCGACACCGCGATCTTCGGCGGCTCGATCGCCGGCTTCACCACCAACGAGAAGATCGATCTGTCGACCATCATCTGGGACAGCGGGACCACGGCGGTTTACGACGCTCTGAGCGGCAATCTCGTGGTCAGCGACACGCATAACCACAGCATCTCGCTCAAGTTGCTCGGCAATTACAGCGACACGCATTTCATCACCAGCAGCGACGGTGCCGGCGGCACCATCGTCGAGATCGCTCCGACCGATGAATGGACCAACCCTGCCGGCGGCGACTGGAATGTCGCGTCGAACTGGAGCCTGGGCGTGCCGGCGGCCAGCTACGACGTCAAGCTCGACGCAACCGGAACCTACACCGTCGACAGCACGACCAGTGTCACGATCGACGACCTCACCGTCGCGTCGGGCGTGACGCTGCTGACCGAGCCCGGCACCGTGTTCACGGTGAACGGCGGCGTCGTCCTCAACGGCCTGATTGAAGCCGGGCCGTTCTCCGGAAACAACATTTCGACAATCGATGTCAAGGGCGACGTCAATGGGACCGGCGCGATCGAGATTTCCAACAAGGCCGTCGTGGAGATCGAGGGGGCGGTTTCCGGGACGCTGGTCAATGGATCGTTCTCTGGAATCATCATCTATTACGACAACGGGCTCGGCACCCTGGTCCTGGATGATTCCAAGGAGTTCCATGGATTGATCTCGGGCTCTCCGGCCGGGGCTCCGCTGTCGTCCGGCAACGAGATCGACATGAAGGACCTCGCCTGGACGTCCACGATGTCGGCGCAGGCCAACTACAACGCGGATACGAACATCACAACGGTCGGCTTCTACAATGGCGCGACGACGGTCACCCTGTCATTCCTCGGCAGGGATGTGAACTGGCACCTTCAGAGCGACGGTCATGGCGGCACCACCGTTTATGATCCGCTCGCCGACACGCCGATGACGATCGAGAGCGGCGCGGTGTTGAACCTCAGCGAACCTTCCGCAGAGCAGGTGACCTTCGCCAACGAGACCGGAACCACCGGCACCTTCGCGATCGAACACGCCGCCGATTTCACCGGCGTCATCAACGGCTTTGCGGGTGACGGCACCGTCGCCAATTCGGACCTCCTCGACCTCAAGGACATCGGCTTCTCGACACTGACCGGAGCGATCTACACTGAAAACGCCGACCATCTGGGCGGAACGCTGACGCTGAGCGACGGTACCGATACCGCGACCATCAACTTTGCCGGGAGCTACACCATCGACAGCTTCCATTTCGCGAGCGATGGCAACGGCGGCACGCTGGTCATCGATCCGCCCACGGGACCTACCCTCATCGCGACCAGTGGGCAGGACCAGTTCGCCTTTGCGAATTCAACGCTTCCGGTTCAAAGTACGATCATCGATTTCGAACTGGGCCAGGACAAGATCGACCTGCGCGAGCTCGCCAATATTCATTCCTTCAGCGACATCGTCATCACGCAGCGGGCGAACGACGCGCTGGTCACGCTCGATGACCATCAGTCGGTCCTCCTGAAGAATCTCGTCGCGAGCAGCCTGCATGCCAGCGATTTTATCGTTGCGACCCACGCCTGA